A genomic window from Paenibacillus sp. FSL K6-0276 includes:
- a CDS encoding SAM-dependent methyltransferase, with translation MNDFREETEEQHTAPEEVVYSRYICTANHGFAPYAQEELRRLFGAVKSTLLLPGEIFFATLQSEPEEVTRLLTQNLPIFLRHIQPVQFQDEGNMEALQRLAVYLSRRSELEGEKVSLNVRKGDPSFWQNSPGELREWLQEQLQSLGAEFTVQDPAWVISVYADGNALYAGVSRPEDNLSSWNGGAIRFRKEDGQISRAKFKLMEAEKEFDIPFYSFRNALDIGASPGGWTSFLLERGMKVTAVDPALMHESLRNYPGLKILRKNAGEVKFRENEFDLLVCDMSWSPKLMAKLVTGLLHSLSPGGTAIVTVKLMHKKPLAMIKEIIAMFEGERMQIQRAKQLFHNRDEITLYMIKY, from the coding sequence TTGAACGATTTTAGAGAAGAAACCGAAGAGCAGCACACTGCTCCGGAAGAAGTAGTGTATTCCCGATATATTTGTACAGCTAATCATGGCTTTGCGCCTTATGCGCAAGAAGAGCTTCGCCGTTTATTCGGTGCTGTGAAGAGTACCTTGTTGCTGCCGGGAGAAATCTTTTTCGCTACATTGCAGAGTGAACCAGAGGAAGTAACGAGGCTGCTCACACAGAACCTGCCTATTTTCCTGCGTCATATTCAGCCTGTTCAGTTTCAGGATGAAGGGAATATGGAGGCTCTACAACGTTTGGCTGTGTATTTAAGTCGCCGCAGTGAGCTTGAAGGGGAGAAGGTCTCACTGAACGTTCGTAAAGGTGATCCTTCATTCTGGCAGAATAGTCCGGGAGAACTTCGTGAATGGCTGCAGGAGCAATTGCAGAGCTTAGGCGCAGAATTTACAGTACAAGATCCAGCATGGGTCATTTCAGTCTATGCAGATGGGAATGCCTTGTATGCAGGCGTTTCTCGTCCTGAGGATAATTTATCTAGCTGGAATGGCGGGGCGATTCGCTTTCGCAAGGAAGACGGACAAATCTCACGCGCCAAGTTCAAACTAATGGAGGCAGAGAAGGAGTTTGATATTCCTTTTTACAGCTTCCGCAATGCGCTAGATATTGGCGCCTCTCCAGGCGGTTGGACCTCTTTCCTGCTGGAACGTGGAATGAAGGTAACGGCGGTTGACCCTGCGTTAATGCATGAATCACTTCGTAATTACCCTGGACTTAAGATCCTTCGCAAAAATGCCGGAGAAGTGAAGTTCCGTGAGAATGAATTTGATCTGCTCGTATGTGATATGAGCTGGAGTCCCAAGTTGATGGCGAAGCTTGTAACGGGACTGCTACACAGCCTGTCACCAGGTGGAACAGCTATTGTGACCGTAAAGCTGATGCATAAGAAACCGCTAGCTATGATCAAGGAGATCATTGCGATGTTTGAAGGGGAGCGCATGCAGATTCAGCGCGCGAAGCAGCTATTCCATAATCGTGATGAGATAACTCTTTATATGATTAAGTACTAA
- a CDS encoding ATP-binding cassette domain-containing protein produces MISLQHLSLRREESLILDNVSLEVKEGENWVILGRNGSGKTTILEIMTGYLFPSKGTVEVLGYKYGQCDVREVRKEIGYIGPSLMEKMSLNDPVWEVVATGAYAYLRFYETIPNEVKEKAISMLEDMNLGNMAFHPFGTLSQGERKKAMLARCLMADPKLLIMDEPCAGLDLYEREKMLAEVDKLRQRNVSVVYVTHHVEEIVPLFTHVALIRDGKLAGSGPKEVVLTQEMILATYDVPVDVEWDGGRPWIKIRPGGKTI; encoded by the coding sequence ATCATTTCATTACAACATTTATCTCTTCGTAGGGAAGAAAGCTTAATCTTGGACAATGTGTCGCTAGAAGTTAAGGAAGGTGAGAACTGGGTCATTTTGGGACGAAACGGTTCTGGTAAAACAACAATTCTAGAGATTATGACAGGTTACTTGTTTCCTAGCAAAGGGACTGTAGAAGTGCTGGGTTATAAATATGGGCAATGTGATGTACGTGAGGTTCGTAAAGAAATCGGCTATATCGGTCCTTCCTTGATGGAAAAGATGTCCTTAAATGATCCGGTGTGGGAGGTCGTAGCTACAGGTGCTTACGCTTATTTGCGTTTTTACGAGACGATCCCTAACGAAGTAAAAGAGAAAGCAATCAGCATGCTGGAAGATATGAATCTAGGCAATATGGCATTTCATCCTTTTGGGACCTTGTCACAGGGAGAACGTAAAAAAGCCATGCTGGCAAGATGTCTTATGGCTGACCCTAAGCTATTGATTATGGACGAGCCATGTGCTGGCCTTGATTTGTATGAAAGGGAAAAAATGCTGGCTGAAGTAGATAAACTGAGACAACGTAATGTTTCTGTAGTATATGTAACACACCACGTTGAAGAAATCGTCCCATTATTTACTCATGTCGCGCTAATCCGCGATGGAAAGTTGGCTGGATCCGGACCGAAAGAAGTAGTGCTAACACAAGAAATGATTTTGGCCACCTATGATGTTCCTGTTGATGTAGAATGGGATGGTGGTCGTCCTTGGATTAAAATTAGACCTGGAGGCAAAACGATTTGA
- a CDS encoding thioredoxin family protein yields the protein MKEMQEVELLEVLNSVGEPLVVFLHTPLCGTCKAAERMLEVAAHLLPAELKMVAGNVNMLPNLVRHYRITSVPALLVVSADRVDDPNIYYSMVSVERVLEYIRGVIS from the coding sequence ATGAAGGAAATGCAGGAAGTGGAATTGTTGGAGGTACTCAATAGCGTAGGAGAACCGCTTGTAGTATTCTTACACACTCCATTGTGTGGTACTTGTAAGGCTGCTGAACGAATGTTAGAAGTGGCGGCCCATCTATTGCCTGCTGAACTCAAGATGGTTGCAGGAAATGTGAATATGCTGCCCAATCTGGTAAGACATTATCGTATAACCAGCGTACCTGCACTACTAGTGGTTTCAGCAGACCGGGTAGATGATCCGAATATTTATTATTCAATGGTTTCAGTTGAGCGGGTACTGGAATACATAAGGGGTGTTATATCATAA
- a CDS encoding cyclic-phosphate processing receiver domain-containing protein → MIHIYMDDLRKLPKGFTLARTTEECLLMLRECEVDILSLDYDMGPDDYSGAEVARRIVLEGLYPREIYLHTSSLLGRREMYEILYTAKPEGMLLVNGPLSSDKLRDIAEETDLK, encoded by the coding sequence GTGATTCATATCTATATGGATGATCTTAGAAAGTTACCTAAGGGTTTCACTCTGGCTCGTACAACAGAAGAATGTCTTCTAATGCTGCGTGAGTGCGAGGTCGATATTTTATCGTTGGATTACGATATGGGGCCGGATGATTATTCTGGTGCTGAAGTAGCCAGACGGATCGTACTGGAAGGACTATACCCCCGAGAGATCTATTTGCATACTTCCAGTCTGTTGGGGCGGAGAGAAATGTATGAAATCTTATACACGGCTAAACCTGAGGGGATGCTTTTGGTAAATGGTCCCCTAAGTTCTGATAAGCTTCGTGATATCGCCGAGGAGACGGACTTGAAATGA
- a CDS encoding deoxyribonuclease IV, with amino-acid sequence MTNSPQIGAHVSIRGGYGRAARFAWESGATCFQYFPKNPRSLKLKQVDVRDTRDCALYCQEKGITSIAHTPYGINMAAGTDDATPRKVYVASLLNDLEIAEACGSLGIVVHFGHFGGMEPLQGYQNIIQCMNETLQSWDGRAKLLIENQAGNHGMEGITLEELVKVRELSQYPEKIGFCLDTCHAYASGIWNPERTEDFLERGKNLGFWSHLVAVHLNDSKYPFDSRRDRHAGIGQGYIGEQGLKSFLTSGFLRRTAVVMETEKGADGSHRKEIATVRGWFEAEA; translated from the coding sequence ATGACGAATAGTCCCCAAATAGGGGCTCATGTCAGCATTCGCGGTGGATATGGGAGAGCTGCCCGATTTGCTTGGGAGAGCGGTGCGACATGTTTTCAATATTTTCCGAAAAATCCACGTAGTTTGAAACTTAAACAGGTGGATGTCCGAGATACGAGGGATTGCGCTCTCTATTGCCAGGAGAAAGGGATCACTTCGATTGCTCACACTCCTTATGGAATCAATATGGCGGCCGGTACAGATGATGCTACTCCTCGAAAGGTTTATGTAGCGTCTCTCTTAAATGATCTGGAGATTGCAGAAGCTTGTGGTTCATTAGGCATCGTTGTTCATTTTGGACATTTTGGTGGAATGGAGCCGTTACAAGGCTATCAAAATATTATACAATGTATGAATGAGACGCTTCAGTCCTGGGATGGTCGTGCTAAGCTCCTAATTGAGAATCAAGCGGGCAACCATGGAATGGAAGGAATTACGCTTGAAGAACTCGTGAAAGTTCGAGAGCTCAGCCAATATCCTGAGAAAATAGGATTTTGTTTGGACACCTGTCACGCTTATGCTTCTGGGATCTGGAATCCTGAACGAACGGAAGACTTCCTAGAACGAGGAAAGAATCTCGGATTTTGGTCACATCTTGTTGCTGTTCATCTTAATGATTCTAAGTATCCTTTTGACTCAAGACGTGACAGGCATGCTGGAATCGGACAAGGTTATATTGGTGAGCAGGGGCTGAAAAGCTTTTTGACTTCCGGGTTTTTACGAAGAACTGCTGTTGTCATGGAAACCGAGAAGGGTGCAGATGGCAGTCACCGAAAAGAAATTGCTACTGTGCGTGGTTGGTTTGAAGCGGAGGCGTAA
- a CDS encoding DNA-formamidopyrimidine glycosylase family protein, translating into MPELPEMENYRKLLSQHIINVPISNVIVNREKSINMETDAFRDALIEARVVFVERRAKYILFHLHDGRRLLLHLMLGGLLFYGSEEERPDRNTQVEIVFGDHILYFMGLRLGYLHLLSVKESEATMGKLGPELLDRRMTLERFTGLLKGRRGALKSLLVNQHVMAGVGNCYADEIAFEAGLLPSALVQNLSTESVARLYESIQKVLTEATEIGGYMEMPFMTGDTVTGSYNNQCKVYDREGEPCLRDGGTIIKTELSGRKVFYCPDCQHDE; encoded by the coding sequence ATGCCGGAACTGCCGGAAATGGAGAATTATAGAAAGCTGCTGAGTCAGCATATTATAAATGTACCAATATCTAATGTAATCGTGAACAGAGAAAAATCAATTAACATGGAAACAGACGCTTTCAGAGATGCATTAATCGAAGCACGTGTTGTTTTTGTTGAGCGGCGTGCCAAGTATATTTTGTTTCACCTTCATGATGGACGAAGATTACTTTTACATTTGATGTTAGGTGGACTACTTTTTTATGGTTCGGAGGAAGAACGGCCGGATCGTAATACGCAAGTCGAAATCGTATTTGGTGATCATATCCTTTACTTCATGGGACTTCGTTTAGGGTATCTACATTTGCTGTCGGTTAAGGAAAGCGAAGCCACAATGGGTAAACTTGGACCTGAGTTGCTGGATCGTCGAATGACACTGGAACGATTCACAGGATTATTAAAGGGACGGCGAGGTGCACTCAAAAGCCTGCTTGTGAATCAGCATGTCATGGCTGGAGTCGGGAATTGCTACGCCGATGAGATTGCTTTTGAAGCTGGGCTGTTGCCTTCTGCACTAGTTCAAAATTTATCAACTGAATCTGTAGCCCGTCTTTATGAGAGCATCCAAAAAGTATTGACTGAGGCCACTGAAATTGGTGGGTACATGGAAATGCCGTTTATGACTGGGGATACAGTTACAGGATCATATAATAATCAATGTAAAGTGTATGATCGTGAAGGCGAACCTTGTCTTCGTGATGGGGGAACGATTATCAAAACAGAGCTGTCTGGACGCAAAGTGTTTTATTGCCCAGACTGTCAGCATGACGAATAG
- a CDS encoding HAD-IIA family hydrolase, with amino-acid sequence MEQIKGLLIDLDGTLYHGHKMIPGADLLIKGLREADIPFLFVTNNSSRTATNVAAHLCGMGIDAKAEEVCTSSMAAARYIAEESPGAAVAILGEEGLRVACDEAGLRIVTESPDYVLQGIDRSFTYASLSQASRWILGGAKFVLTNPDLMLPSDDGVMPGAGTIGAAIEAASGVSPVVIGKPESHLIKFATDLLGIEPEYAVVVGDNMRTDIAAGVNAGCRTVLVFTGLTNAGNIEHYKNITGITPDEICADLTELKTFLGV; translated from the coding sequence ATGGAACAGATTAAAGGATTACTAATTGATCTTGATGGTACATTATACCATGGGCATAAAATGATTCCCGGTGCTGATCTACTGATTAAAGGGTTGCGCGAAGCGGACATTCCTTTTTTATTTGTTACCAACAATTCATCGCGTACAGCGACTAACGTTGCTGCCCACTTATGTGGAATGGGAATCGATGCGAAAGCTGAAGAGGTATGTACCTCTTCTATGGCGGCTGCACGTTACATAGCTGAGGAATCACCTGGGGCTGCAGTGGCGATACTTGGAGAAGAGGGACTGCGTGTGGCCTGTGACGAAGCTGGGCTCCGAATCGTCACAGAATCTCCTGATTATGTATTGCAAGGTATCGATCGTTCCTTTACTTATGCTTCGCTCTCGCAAGCTTCGCGCTGGATTCTGGGAGGGGCCAAGTTTGTACTCACCAATCCGGATTTAATGCTGCCATCAGATGATGGGGTTATGCCGGGGGCAGGTACGATTGGTGCAGCCATTGAGGCTGCTAGTGGTGTGAGTCCGGTAGTGATTGGCAAGCCGGAATCTCATCTAATCAAATTCGCGACAGATCTTCTTGGTATCGAGCCTGAATATGCAGTGGTTGTCGGTGATAATATGCGAACGGATATAGCAGCTGGAGTAAACGCGGGCTGTCGTACGGTTCTTGTTTTTACCGGATTAACGAATGCAGGAAATATAGAACATTATAAAAACATTACCGGGATCACACCGGATGAAATTTGTGCCGATTTAACTGAACTTAAAACGTTTCTCGGTGTATAA
- the rnz gene encoding ribonuclease Z — MDLYFLGTNAGVPTLQRNVTSVALRLLEERRSIWMFDCGEGTQHQVLRSPIRLGKLEKLFITHLHGDHLFGLPGLLSSRGYQGGTSPLTVYGPPGLKAYLDISLAVSQSRIPYKIEIVEHTGGTVFEDDGFKVEAALLEHRIDSYGYRVTEKDSPGSLNTELLKSYGLKPGPLYGKLKKGEDVITDEGMRISAADVVREPKRGRIVTILGDTRPCSGALELSLNADLIVHEATFAHDLAEMAYQYHHSTAHQAAELAKEANAGQLLLTHFSSRYSSSEELIPLLEEAERIFPETLLAEEFSAFPVYRRLSGQLGK, encoded by the coding sequence ATGGACTTATATTTTTTAGGTACAAATGCAGGAGTGCCAACTTTGCAACGCAATGTAACCTCGGTTGCATTAAGACTGCTGGAAGAACGTCGCAGTATTTGGATGTTCGATTGCGGGGAAGGTACTCAGCATCAGGTGCTTCGCTCACCGATTCGGCTAGGAAAGCTGGAAAAGCTATTCATTACTCACTTACATGGTGATCACTTATTTGGCCTTCCAGGTCTGTTATCAAGCCGTGGATATCAGGGAGGTACATCGCCGTTAACGGTATACGGACCTCCTGGATTGAAAGCATATCTAGACATATCCTTAGCTGTGAGCCAATCCCGAATTCCATACAAGATTGAGATTGTTGAGCATACTGGAGGAACTGTATTCGAGGATGATGGATTTAAAGTTGAGGCCGCACTACTAGAGCACCGTATTGACAGCTATGGTTACCGGGTAACGGAAAAGGATAGTCCCGGAAGCCTTAATACGGAATTGCTTAAGAGTTATGGGTTGAAACCGGGACCGTTATATGGAAAATTAAAAAAGGGTGAAGATGTTATTACGGATGAAGGTATGCGAATCTCTGCTGCTGACGTTGTCAGAGAACCTAAACGAGGTCGTATTGTTACGATCCTAGGAGATACAAGACCTTGTTCGGGAGCTTTAGAACTCTCCCTTAATGCAGATCTCATCGTTCATGAAGCAACTTTTGCTCACGATCTAGCTGAAATGGCGTATCAATATCATCACAGCACAGCACATCAGGCTGCAGAGTTAGCTAAGGAAGCCAACGCAGGACAGCTATTGCTGACTCATTTCAGTTCTCGTTACAGCTCGTCTGAAGAGTTAATTCCTTTGCTTGAGGAGGCTGAACGCATATTCCCAGAGACATTGTTAGCTGAGGAATTCAGTGCATTTCCGGTTTATCGCAGACTCAGTGGGCAATTGGGGAAGTGA
- the metH gene encoding methionine synthase, producing MAKFTLEESLQQRILILDGAMGTMIQQVPLTGEDFGGEELDGCNEMLVLTRPEVIQTIHEQYLEAGADLIETNTFGATSVVLAEYDIPQRAREINLVAAKLARNAVEKYDTPDRPRYVVGAMGPTTKTLSVTGGVTFQELVDSYEEQAVALIDGKVDALLLETSQDTLNVKAGSIGIRNAFEKTGIKLPVMISGTIEPMGTTLAGQNIEAFYISLEHLKPISIGLNCATGPEFMRDHIRSLSAISSAAVSCYPNAGLPDENGHYHESPDSLARKIAAFAEKGWLNIAGGCCGTTPEHIRAMSDALSQFPPRPLSGNHPPALSGIEPIYIENDNRPYMVGERTNVLGSRKFKRLIVEGKYEEASEIARAQVKSGAQVIDVCVQDPDRDETEDIKLFLELVVKKVKVPLMIDTTDPKVIDLALQYCQGKAIINSINLEDGEEKFELVTPLIHKYGAAIVVGTIDESGQAIKATDKLEVAKRSYDLLVNKYGLAVEDIIFDTLVFPVGTGDEQYIGSAKETIDGIRLIKEALPGVHTILGISNVSFGLPEAGREVLNSVFLYECTKAGLDYAIVNTEKVERYASISAEDRHLAEELIYNTNDDTLAAFVAAFRGKKVEKKEKISNLSLEERLASYVVEGTKEGLIPDLNEALTKSGPLEIINGPLMAGMSEVGRLFNNNELIVAEVLQSAEVMKASVGHLEQFMQKDETAVKGKIMLATVKGDVHDIGKNLVEIILSNNGYQIINLGIKVPPETIIEAFRREKADAIGLSGLLVKSAQQMVLTAQDLRTAGIDVPIMVGGAALTRKFTKTRIRPEYDGLVLYAKDAMDGLDIANRLMNPVEREKIAEEIRVEAESAVAVATKQELPTLTRAVRSKISPDAPVFVPPDLERHVIRNYPVGHIIPYVNMQMLLGHHLGLRGPVEAQLAAGDERTVELKGTVDDILHQAMLEGTITPHAMYQFFPAQSSGNDIIVYNPQNTAEILHTFTFPRQGVEPYLCLADFLKSVDSGIMDYVGFLVVTAGHGVRELSTVLKDNGDYLRSHALQSVALEIAEGLAERVHHMMRDTWGFPDPADMTMKQRHGARYQGIRVSFGYPACPDLEDQGPLFKLLSPEDIGVHLTEGFMMEPEASVSAMVFAHPEAQYFNVEKL from the coding sequence TTGGCTAAATTTACACTTGAGGAAAGCTTACAACAAAGGATCTTGATTCTAGATGGTGCAATGGGCACAATGATCCAACAGGTGCCTCTGACAGGTGAAGATTTTGGTGGGGAAGAATTGGACGGCTGTAATGAAATGCTAGTATTAACTCGTCCAGAAGTAATTCAGACGATTCATGAGCAGTATCTTGAAGCAGGTGCTGATCTTATAGAAACGAATACATTTGGTGCAACGTCTGTTGTACTTGCCGAATATGATATTCCGCAACGGGCTCGTGAAATTAATCTGGTTGCAGCAAAGCTAGCTCGCAATGCCGTTGAAAAATATGATACGCCTGACCGTCCCCGATATGTCGTAGGTGCGATGGGTCCTACAACAAAGACTCTCTCTGTCACAGGAGGCGTCACTTTCCAAGAGCTCGTTGATAGCTACGAAGAACAGGCAGTGGCACTAATTGATGGTAAAGTGGATGCGTTACTGCTAGAGACCTCTCAGGATACTCTGAACGTTAAGGCTGGAAGTATTGGAATTCGTAATGCGTTTGAGAAGACGGGTATCAAATTGCCGGTCATGATTTCGGGAACGATAGAACCGATGGGCACAACACTTGCCGGTCAGAACATTGAAGCTTTCTATATTTCACTAGAACATTTGAAGCCAATCTCTATTGGTCTGAACTGTGCGACGGGTCCAGAGTTCATGCGGGATCATATTCGTTCGCTTTCGGCGATCTCTTCAGCGGCTGTGAGTTGTTATCCGAACGCTGGGTTGCCAGATGAGAATGGACATTATCATGAATCTCCCGATTCTCTTGCTCGTAAGATTGCTGCGTTTGCGGAAAAAGGATGGCTTAACATTGCAGGGGGTTGCTGCGGAACGACACCGGAACATATCCGCGCAATGTCTGATGCACTTTCACAATTCCCTCCACGTCCGCTTTCAGGGAATCATCCACCGGCACTTTCAGGTATTGAGCCCATCTATATTGAGAACGACAACCGTCCATACATGGTTGGTGAACGTACGAATGTACTAGGCTCTCGCAAGTTTAAACGTCTTATCGTCGAAGGCAAATATGAGGAAGCCTCAGAAATTGCCCGTGCTCAGGTGAAGAGTGGTGCGCAAGTCATTGATGTCTGCGTGCAAGATCCGGACCGTGATGAGACTGAGGATATTAAGCTTTTTCTAGAGCTAGTTGTGAAGAAGGTTAAGGTTCCTCTGATGATAGATACAACCGACCCTAAGGTTATTGATTTGGCGTTACAGTACTGTCAAGGTAAGGCTATAATTAACTCCATTAACCTTGAAGATGGTGAAGAAAAATTCGAACTGGTCACTCCGCTGATTCATAAGTATGGCGCAGCTATCGTTGTAGGTACGATTGATGAGTCAGGACAAGCGATCAAGGCTACGGATAAACTGGAAGTTGCTAAACGTTCCTATGACCTACTGGTGAATAAGTACGGTTTAGCTGTAGAAGATATCATCTTCGATACACTAGTGTTCCCTGTAGGAACTGGGGATGAACAATATATCGGCTCTGCCAAAGAAACGATCGATGGTATTCGCTTGATCAAAGAAGCCCTTCCAGGTGTTCATACAATTCTAGGGATCAGTAATGTCTCCTTTGGATTACCGGAAGCGGGACGTGAGGTTCTGAACTCAGTATTCCTCTATGAGTGTACTAAGGCTGGATTGGATTATGCGATCGTGAATACAGAGAAGGTGGAGCGCTATGCTTCTATTTCTGCTGAAGATCGTCACCTTGCTGAGGAATTGATTTATAACACGAATGACGATACGCTTGCTGCTTTTGTAGCCGCCTTCCGAGGTAAGAAGGTAGAGAAAAAAGAGAAGATTTCCAACCTATCGTTGGAAGAGCGTCTAGCTTCTTATGTGGTTGAAGGCACCAAAGAAGGACTCATTCCTGACCTTAATGAGGCTCTTACCAAATCAGGACCTTTGGAAATTATCAATGGCCCACTAATGGCTGGGATGTCAGAGGTTGGACGGTTATTTAATAACAATGAGTTGATTGTTGCTGAAGTACTGCAAAGCGCTGAAGTGATGAAGGCTTCTGTTGGTCATTTGGAGCAATTTATGCAGAAGGATGAGACAGCCGTTAAAGGAAAAATAATGCTGGCAACTGTAAAAGGTGACGTTCATGATATAGGAAAGAACTTGGTGGAGATCATCTTATCCAACAATGGTTATCAGATCATAAATTTGGGTATAAAAGTACCACCTGAGACCATTATCGAAGCGTTTCGTCGTGAAAAAGCTGATGCGATCGGATTGTCTGGATTGCTTGTAAAGTCGGCACAGCAGATGGTATTGACCGCACAAGACTTACGCACGGCTGGGATTGATGTGCCGATTATGGTAGGTGGCGCCGCCTTGACTCGTAAGTTCACCAAAACGCGTATACGACCGGAATATGATGGTCTAGTGTTGTATGCTAAGGATGCTATGGATGGACTAGATATTGCTAATCGGCTTATGAACCCTGTTGAACGGGAGAAAATTGCCGAGGAAATTCGAGTGGAAGCTGAATCGGCAGTAGCAGTTGCTACTAAGCAAGAGCTTCCAACACTAACTAGAGCAGTACGCTCCAAAATTTCTCCAGATGCACCTGTATTTGTTCCACCAGATTTAGAACGCCACGTAATTCGTAATTATCCAGTGGGGCATATTATTCCTTATGTGAATATGCAAATGCTGCTGGGCCATCATCTAGGGCTACGAGGTCCTGTAGAGGCGCAATTAGCTGCTGGTGATGAGCGGACTGTGGAGTTGAAAGGTACAGTGGATGACATTCTACATCAAGCGATGCTGGAGGGTACGATTACTCCTCATGCGATGTATCAATTCTTCCCTGCGCAATCAAGTGGCAATGATATTATCGTATATAATCCACAGAATACAGCCGAGATCCTGCATACCTTTACTTTCCCAAGACAAGGTGTAGAGCCTTATCTGTGTCTAGCGGACTTTTTGAAATCGGTCGACAGTGGAATTATGGACTATGTTGGATTCCTTGTTGTAACTGCGGGACATGGTGTTCGTGAATTATCTACAGTCCTTAAGGATAATGGAGATTATTTACGCTCACACGCTTTACAGTCTGTTGCGCTTGAAATAGCAGAAGGATTAGCCGAACGTGTTCATCATATGATGCGTGATACATGGGGCTTCCCAGATCCTGCAGATATGACCATGAAGCAAAGACATGGAGCAAGATATCAAGGGATTCGTGTATCATTTGGTTATCCTGCATGCCCAGATCTGGAAGATCAAGGACCACTGTTTAAGCTGTTATCTCCGGAAGATATAGGTGTCCACCTTACAGAAGGCTTTATGATGGAGCCCGAGGCTTCCGTTTCGGCGATGGTATTCGCCCATCCAGAAGCGCAGTATTTTAATGTGGAGAAGCTGTAA